A DNA window from Aquarana catesbeiana isolate 2022-GZ linkage group LG01, ASM4218655v1, whole genome shotgun sequence contains the following coding sequences:
- the MFHAS1 gene encoding malignant fibrous histiocytoma-amplified sequence 1: MMMASAAGKDGYNNSCDLKTARLWRDAALRSRKLRSSLRQLTLNCGDHDKLILPEDLGDVEVLNLGNNSLEEVPDGLHSLSMGNLHVLILRRNKFLNVPSAVYELGRLTELDMSHNRLGCLTEAVGLLSQLKKLCLSHNKLQTLPRQIGSLMHLEELDVSFNRISQLPDTMQGLPRLRVLDLDHNDLCSFPQQLLHLPALEELDFSGNKMLGSDCGGSLPPGIRAMKLLKVLWLSSTGLCSLPDSFCSLGSLESLMLDNNNLCSLPASFGELQKLRMVNLSSNVFQEFPKDLLQLQDLEELYMSRNRLTVIPEGISSLFRLVTLWLDNNRIRYLPDTIVELGLLEELVLQGNQIAILPDNFGKLSKVNIWKIKDNPLIQPPYEVCMKGIPYIAAYQKELANSQPAVKPRLKLVLSGQMDAGKTMLRLCLTDGLQSSCIPGNTGIEVTNWTADVERGLTFIVYELAGDQSYDIINPFFLSPGALYILVVNLKSYVSTHFYTSVGYFLHFISAKVPHAVVCIVGTHADLCEEKEIEEKCLDIHHQISLQEKKDTESLQNLAQTVDEALSQNYDMRASNPHAAFYGVSDKNLRRKKAQLQYLMNNRLQILSPVLCVSCHDYSNIRRLRDKLLSVAEHREIFPNLHRVLPKSWQMLEELHFKPQELWLTWWDSARLGLQAGLTEDRLQSALSYLHESGKLLYFEDNVTLKEYVFHNLTKLIDILNVFFQRDASVLLQKLMSDSKIDELRATQLHHYVEGFLLHGLLPTHIIKLLLKPHIKTQQDLQLILELLEKMGLCYCINRPKCKPLNGATAWYKFPCYVKNEVPHAEAWINGTNISGQSLAVEQLQIEYSFPFIFPPGLFARFSVHINNHVVHRSDGKFQIFAYRGKVPVVVSFRPSRGALQSDVLSIASHASLPNIWTAWQAITPLVEELNALLQEWPGLYYTVHVLCSKCLKRGSPNPHIFPGELLTQPRPEGITEMMCPKNGTERVNVALVFPPTPTVLSPCSK, translated from the coding sequence ATGATGATGGCATCAGCAGCAGGAAAGGATGGCTACAACAACAGCTGTGACCTGAAGACTGCTAGGCTATGGAGGGATGCCGCCCTGCGCTCCAGGAAGCTGAGGAGCAGCCTTAGACAGCTCACCCTAAACTGTGGGGATCATGACAAGCTCATCCTCCCTGAGGACCTGGGCGACGTGGAGGTGCTTAACCTGGGCAACAACTCCCTGGAGGAGGTACCTGATGGCCTACATAGTCTGTCTATGGGCAACCTTCATGTCCTCATCCTGCGCAGGAACAAGTTCCTCAACGTGCCCTCTGCTGTGTACGAACTGGGTCGCCTGACCGAGCTGGACATGAGTCACAACCGATTGGGCTGTCTGACGGAAGCCGTGGGCTTACTGAGCCAGCTGAAGAAGCTGTGCCTGAGCCACAACAAACTGCAGACCCTGCCAAGGCAGATCGGCTCTTTGATGCACCTAGAGGAGCTGGATGTCAGCTTCAACCGCATCAGCCAGCTACCCGACACTATGCAGGGCCTTCCCCGCCTTAGAGTCCTGGATCTGGACCACAACGACCTGTGCAGCTTTCCTCAACAGCTCCTGCATCTCCCTGCGCTGGAGGAGCTGGACTTCTCTGGTAACAAAATGCTTGGCAGTGACTGCGGTGGCTCCTTGCCTCCCGGCATTAGAGCCATGAAGTTGTTGAAGGTCTTGTGGTTGAGTAGCACAGGGCTCTGCTCCTTACCAGACTCCTTCTGTAGTTTAGGTAGCTTGGAAAGCCTCATGTTGGACAACAATAACCTCTGCTCGTTGCCCGCCAGCTTTGGGGAGCTGCAAAAGCTGAGGATGGTCAACCTGTCTTCAAATGTCTTTCAGGAGTTTCCAAAGGACCTACTTCAACTGCAGGACTTGGAGGAGCTGTACATGAGCCGTAACAGGCTGACGGTGATACCAGAGGGCATCTCTAGCTTGTTCAGGCTGGTCACCTTGTGGTTGGACAACAACAGGATAAGGTATCTGCCGGACACAATAGTGGAGCTGGGCTTGCTGGAGGAGCTTGTGTTGCAAGGTAACCAAATAGCAATTCTTCCAGATAACTTTGGGAAACTGTCCAAAGTCAACATCTGGAAGATCAAAGACAACCCTTTGATTCAACCTCCCTATGAGGTTTGTATGAAAGGGATCCCTTACATTGCTGCATATCAGAAAGAACTAGCCAATTCACAGCCGGCAGTAAAGCCAAGGTTAAAATTAGTCCTCTCAGGCCAGATGGATGCTGGCAAAACTATGCTTAGGCTTTGTCTCACCGATGGTCTGCAAAGCAGCTGTATACCGGGAAATACAGGGATTGAGGTCACTAACTGGACAGCTGATGTAGAACGGGGACTTACATTTATTGTGTACGAGTTAGCAGGGGACCAGAGCTATGACATAATCAATCCTTTCTTCCTCTCCCCTGGTGCTCTGTATATCCTTGTTGTTAATTTAAAGTCTTACGTTTCTACACATTTTTATACATCTGTAGGTTATTTTCTACATTTTATCAGTGCCAAGGTACCACATGCAGTTGTATGCATAGTAGGGACTCATGCAGACTTGTGTGAGGAAAAGGAGATCGAGGAAAAATGCCTTGATATCCACCACCAGATTTCCCTGCAGGAAAAGAAGGATACGGAGTCCCTACAAAATCTGGCACAGACTGTTGACGAAGCCCTTAGCCAAAATTATGACATGCGTGCGTCGAACCCTCACGCCGCTTTTTATGGTGTTAGTGATAAGAATCTGAGGAGGAAGAAAGCTCAGTTGCAATATTTAATGAACAATCGTCTTCAGATTCTCTCCCCTGTTCTCTGTGTCAGCTGCCATGATTATTCCAACATCAGACGCTTGCGAGACAAACTCCTTTCCGTGGCCGAGCACAGGGAGATTTTCCCAAACCTGCATAGAGTTCTTCCCAAATCCTGGCAAATGCTGGAAGAATTGCACTTTAAACCTCAGGAGCTCTGGCTGACTTGGTGGGACTCAGCAAGGCTAGGGCTACAAGCAGGATTGACCGAGGACCGACTGCAGAGCGCCCTGTCTTACTTACACGAGAGTGGGAAGTTGCTCTATTTTGAAGACAATGTGACTCTTAAAGAGTACGTTTTTCATAATCTGACTAAACTTATTGACATTTTGAATGTCTTTTTCCAGAGAGATGCATCTGTCCTGCTACAAAAGCTAATGAGTGACTCTAAGATAGATGAGTTGAGGGCCACGCAGCTTCATCATTACGTTGAAGGTTTTCTTCTTCATGGACTTCTGCCCACTCATATCATTAAACTACTGCTTAAACCACATATCAAAACCCAACAAGACTTGCAGCTAATTCTTGAACTTTTGGAAAAGATGGGCCTGTGTTACTGTATCAATCGACCCAAATGCAAACCATTAAATGGGGCCACGGCTTGGTATAAATTCCCTTGCTATGTGAAGAATGAAGTACCTCATGCAGAAGCCTGGATCAATGGTACCAACATATCTGGACAATCTCTAGCAGTAGAACAGCTACAGATAGAATACAGCTTTCCGTTTATATTTCCTCCTGGCTTGTTTGCCCGCTTTAGCGTTCACATTAATAATCATGTTGTACATCGATCAGATGGTAAATTTCAGATCTTTGCCTATAGGGGAAAAGTGCCAGTTGTAGTGAGCTTTCGACCTTCCAGAGGAGCCTTACAGTCAGACGTTTTGTCTATTGCCAGCCATGCTTCATTGCCTAACATATGGACTGCATGGCAAGCTATAACACCCTTGGTTGAAGAACTGAATGCACTATTACAAGAATGGCCCGGCCTTTACTACACAGTACACGTTCTATGTTCCAAGTGCCTTAAAAGGGGGTCACCCAATCCGCACATCTTCCCTG